One stretch of Wolbachia endosymbiont of Armadillidium arcangelii DNA includes these proteins:
- a CDS encoding diacylglycerol kinase, which translates to MKKSIIRLIKAIQYSCEGIKSAFVSEVAFRQELLLFIVCISILFVLDVSNLDSVDIQDNRIIIVLLRKVKDAI; encoded by the coding sequence ATGAAGAAAAGCATTATTCGTCTAATAAAAGCAATCCAATATTCTTGTGAAGGAATAAAATCAGCTTTTGTATCAGAAGTTGCGTTCAGACAGGAGTTACTGCTTTTTATAGTATGTATTTCAATTTTGTTTGTTTTAGATGTAAGTAATCTAGACAGTGTAGACATTCAAGATAATAGAATTATAATAGTACTTTTGCGAAAAGTAAAAGATGCTATATGA
- the radC gene encoding RadC family protein yields the protein MKDYKKGHRKRLRERIISDNGQSLLDYEVLEHILYSAYSRIDVKPVAKSLIENFGSLNKVFNADLETLQNIEGVNNAAISAIFCVKQAFVRSAREEIKDLPIINNWKKLLDYLKVSIGSLNKENFRVIYMNKKYRLIAEDLQNFGTVDQTPLYVREIIKRALLIGSTSIVISHNHPSGDAQPSSNDISLTKQLAEACKNVGIELIDHIIITFSSYFSFKENRLLLQQGKQI from the coding sequence ATGAAAGATTACAAAAAAGGGCATAGAAAGCGCTTAAGAGAGAGAATCATTTCAGATAATGGACAATCGTTGCTTGATTATGAGGTTTTAGAACACATTTTATACTCAGCATACAGTAGAATTGATGTAAAGCCAGTGGCAAAGAGTTTGATAGAAAATTTTGGCAGTTTGAATAAAGTTTTTAATGCCGATTTAGAAACACTGCAGAATATTGAAGGAGTTAATAATGCAGCCATATCGGCTATCTTTTGTGTAAAACAGGCTTTTGTTCGCTCTGCACGAGAAGAAATAAAGGACCTACCTATAATCAATAATTGGAAAAAACTCCTTGATTATTTAAAAGTAAGTATAGGAAGCCTCAATAAAGAAAATTTTCGCGTTATCTACATGAATAAAAAATATCGTCTAATAGCGGAAGATCTGCAAAACTTTGGTACAGTAGATCAAACTCCTCTTTATGTTAGAGAGATCATAAAACGTGCACTTTTAATTGGCTCAACGTCCATTGTAATATCCCACAATCACCCAAGCGGAGATGCACAGCCTTCAAGCAACGATATTTCTCTCACCAAACAATTAGCAGAAGCTTGCAAAAATGTAGGGATAGAATTAATAGATCACATTATTATTACATTCAGTAGCTATTTTAGTTTCAAGGAAAATAGGCTGTTGTTACAGCAGGGGAAACAGATCTAA
- the gatB gene encoding Asp-tRNA(Asn)/Glu-tRNA(Gln) amidotransferase subunit GatB has product MTKEDWETVIGLEVHAQVSSKTKLFSSSPMEFGAEHNTQVSLIDAAMPGTLPILNYRCIEQAICTGLALSAEINKCSYFDRKNYFYPDLPQGYQITQFFEPIVKNGKVFINNNEKEIRIARIHLEQDAGKSIHEESKTYIDLNRAGVALMEIVSEPDLRSSAEVAEFMKKLRQILRYIGSCDGDMEKGSLRCDANVSVRPKGSSAFGTRCEIKNLNSIRYIVQAIDYETQRQIKILESGGEISRDTLLFDVTLGKTKVMRSKEDSSDYRYFPEPDLLPVEISQDKIDSIKSSLPELPDQKKLRYIEELGINEYDADVITSDKEIADYFEKLVKKHDSKIAVTWLTVELFGRLNKANIDIVSSPIKADALSELLDFIVDGTISAKLGKQVFDIMFKTGKSASVIIEEQDLKQITDRGQISEIIDKIINSNQDKVQEYKSGKTRLYGFFVGEVMKFTKGKASPNVVNLVLSERLSN; this is encoded by the coding sequence ATGACAAAAGAGGATTGGGAAACAGTAATTGGACTTGAGGTGCACGCTCAAGTTTCTTCTAAGACTAAGCTATTTTCTAGTTCACCGATGGAGTTTGGTGCTGAACATAATACTCAAGTTTCTCTAATTGATGCAGCAATGCCAGGTACACTACCAATATTAAATTATCGCTGCATAGAGCAAGCAATATGCACTGGACTTGCACTTTCTGCAGAAATTAATAAATGCTCTTACTTTGACCGGAAAAATTATTTTTATCCTGATTTACCACAAGGTTATCAAATAACCCAGTTCTTTGAGCCAATAGTTAAAAATGGCAAAGTGTTTATCAATAATAATGAAAAAGAAATAAGAATCGCAAGAATTCACTTAGAGCAAGATGCAGGAAAGAGTATTCATGAAGAAAGCAAAACTTACATAGATTTAAATCGTGCAGGTGTTGCTTTAATGGAAATTGTTTCAGAGCCAGATCTTCGTTCATCTGCAGAAGTTGCAGAATTCATGAAAAAATTGAGGCAGATTTTGCGTTACATCGGTTCATGCGATGGTGATATGGAAAAGGGCTCACTTCGCTGCGATGCAAATGTTTCTGTTCGTCCAAAGGGTAGTAGTGCATTTGGTACCCGCTGTGAAATAAAAAACTTAAATTCAATACGTTATATCGTACAAGCTATAGATTATGAAACACAAAGGCAGATCAAAATTTTGGAAAGCGGAGGAGAAATAAGTCGAGATACCTTACTGTTTGATGTCACTTTAGGAAAAACAAAAGTGATGAGAAGCAAAGAAGATTCAAGTGACTATAGATATTTCCCTGAGCCTGATTTGTTACCTGTTGAAATAAGCCAAGACAAAATTGATTCTATTAAATCATCTTTACCCGAGTTGCCAGATCAAAAAAAACTGCGATACATTGAGGAATTAGGTATCAATGAATACGATGCAGACGTTATCACTTCTGATAAAGAAATTGCTGATTATTTTGAAAAATTGGTAAAAAAGCACGATTCAAAGATTGCAGTTACCTGGTTAACCGTCGAGCTTTTCGGTCGTTTAAACAAAGCAAATATTGATATTGTTAGCTCCCCAATCAAAGCAGATGCTTTATCCGAGCTCCTCGACTTTATCGTCGATGGAACGATCTCTGCTAAACTTGGTAAACAAGTTTTTGATATTATGTTTAAAACTGGAAAGTCTGCATCCGTTATTATAGAAGAGCAGGACCTAAAACAAATAACCGATAGAGGTCAAATATCAGAAATTATCGACAAAATCATCAATAGCAATCAGGATAAAGTTCAAGAATACAAAAGCGGTAAAACAAGATTATACGGATTCTTTGTCGGCGAAGTCATGAAATTCACCAAAGGAAAAGCCAGCCCTAATGTCGTGAACTTGGTTTTGAGTGAAAGATTAAGTAATTAG
- the pdhA gene encoding pyruvate dehydrogenase (acetyl-transferring) E1 component subunit alpha translates to MKAENFTKEQIIGFYRKMLLIRRFEEKAGQLYGMGLIGGFCHLSIGQEAVAVGTQAASKPGDAFITSYRDHGLMLACNSDPNVVMTELTGKETGCSKGKGGSMHVFDVEKKFFGGHGIVGAQVPIGTGIAFANKYKKKDNVVFTYFGDGAANQGQVYESFNMAALWKLPVIYIIENNEYAMGTSVQRSTLVTELYKRGESFDIPGKQVDGMDFFSVYAATSKAVEYTRSGKGPILLEMKTYRYRGHSMSDPATYRLKEEVEDIKQNHDPISTLKKYMINNKFASEEECKAIDKEIRDLVKKSEDFAKNSKEPSIDELYTDVYKFIS, encoded by the coding sequence ATGAAAGCAGAAAATTTCACTAAAGAACAGATAATTGGATTCTACAGGAAAATGCTACTCATACGCAGATTTGAAGAAAAAGCAGGACAATTATATGGAATGGGATTAATAGGCGGGTTCTGTCACCTATCAATAGGGCAAGAAGCAGTTGCAGTTGGGACTCAAGCTGCATCAAAACCTGGTGATGCTTTTATCACAAGCTATAGAGACCATGGCTTAATGCTCGCATGTAATTCTGATCCGAATGTCGTGATGACGGAGCTAACTGGCAAAGAAACGGGATGCTCAAAAGGCAAAGGTGGTTCTATGCACGTATTTGACGTTGAAAAAAAATTCTTCGGTGGGCATGGAATAGTAGGAGCGCAAGTTCCAATTGGCACAGGAATAGCATTTGCTAATAAATATAAGAAAAAAGATAACGTGGTATTCACGTATTTTGGTGACGGTGCTGCAAATCAAGGACAAGTATATGAATCATTTAATATGGCAGCTTTATGGAAATTACCTGTAATTTACATCATAGAAAATAATGAATATGCAATGGGAACTTCTGTGCAAAGATCAACTTTAGTAACAGAGCTGTATAAAAGAGGAGAAAGTTTTGATATTCCTGGAAAACAAGTTGATGGAATGGATTTTTTCTCTGTTTATGCGGCTACAAGCAAAGCAGTTGAATACACACGCAGCGGAAAAGGGCCTATCCTGCTTGAAATGAAGACATATCGATATCGTGGCCATTCAATGTCAGACCCTGCTACTTATCGCTTAAAAGAAGAAGTTGAAGATATAAAGCAAAATCATGACCCTATAAGCACTTTAAAAAAGTACATGATAAATAATAAATTTGCTTCAGAAGAAGAATGCAAAGCTATTGATAAGGAAATACGAGATTTAGTGAAAAAGTCAGAAGATTTTGCTAAAAACAGCAAAGAGCCAAGCATTGATGAATTGTATACTGATGTTTATAAATTTATTAGCTAA
- the hemJ gene encoding protoporphyrinogen oxidase HemJ → MGYYHWLEAFHIISVIMWMAGMLYLPRLYVYHASVKPGSENDSLLQTMEKRLLRYIINPAMLFSLGLGITLMVIREAYREGWFHVKALALLFMFAIHGLLAMHRKSFVMGSNEKTHVYFRVLNEAVTVLIIVIVIMVVVKPF, encoded by the coding sequence ATGGGTTATTACCACTGGCTTGAAGCTTTTCACATTATCTCCGTCATTATGTGGATGGCAGGTATGCTTTATTTGCCAAGACTTTATGTTTATCATGCATCTGTAAAACCAGGGTCAGAAAATGATAGCTTGCTTCAAACAATGGAAAAGAGACTACTTAGATATATCATAAACCCTGCAATGCTTTTCTCACTTGGTCTTGGAATTACACTAATGGTTATCAGGGAAGCATACCGCGAAGGGTGGTTCCATGTAAAAGCACTAGCATTACTCTTTATGTTTGCTATTCATGGGCTACTTGCAATGCATAGGAAAAGTTTTGTAATGGGTTCAAATGAAAAAACCCACGTTTACTTTCGCGTTTTAAATGAGGCAGTTACAGTGTTAATAATAGTTATAGTTATTATGGTTGTTGTAAAACCGTTTTGA
- a CDS encoding HlyD family type I secretion periplasmic adaptor subunit has translation MSKLKKLGAGFSLTGLIGSDDIDMQGAGNRKKKYPKFLDKTFAWIDAIVNFIFKRESNNVNEVLKVTWGPLFFGLVVILIFFGIGGIWSAIAPIDGAVHASGEVIVSSNRKIVQHLGGGIISKILVKEGQAVKKDEPLVLLSDVNEKANLSIIKEKLLSFLATEARLLAIRVDLDTLEFSDEVKGLSDDELVNKVIRNQVKLFNSQRKSILGKTDILQQRIKQLNDELAGLNFQLNAAHKQYDLITEELETKRQLLDSGHISKPHILALEKQFAEIEGRVGHYRTLISQAQQKIGEKELEIINVTNDSQERANAELKEVSTSIADLKERLMVAEDSLARTIIKSPQDGIVTDIRYHTEGGVIQSGVPIMSVVPSNDDLIIDAKIQTRNIEEILSAQKKDSNIVSIDGLEGLKVKVRLSAYSARRLSLISGIVSHISPDALDDPRLGRYYSVRVVIPKSELAQFKNVYLYPGMPAEVYIVTQSRTLLSFLFTPILATVDKSFIER, from the coding sequence ATGAGTAAGTTAAAAAAGCTTGGTGCTGGATTTTCTTTGACAGGCCTGATTGGCAGTGATGATATAGATATGCAAGGAGCAGGAAATAGAAAGAAAAAATATCCAAAATTTTTGGATAAGACGTTTGCATGGATCGATGCAATAGTAAATTTTATTTTTAAACGCGAAAGTAATAACGTAAATGAAGTACTGAAAGTCACATGGGGACCACTGTTTTTTGGTTTAGTGGTGATACTCATCTTTTTTGGAATAGGCGGTATTTGGTCGGCTATAGCTCCAATTGACGGGGCAGTGCATGCAAGTGGAGAAGTTATTGTATCTTCAAATAGGAAAATAGTTCAACACTTGGGTGGAGGAATAATAAGCAAAATTTTAGTAAAAGAGGGCCAAGCAGTTAAAAAAGATGAGCCTTTAGTTTTATTAAGCGATGTTAACGAGAAGGCGAATTTAAGTATTATCAAAGAAAAGCTTTTATCATTTTTGGCAACCGAGGCAAGGCTTCTTGCAATCAGAGTAGATTTGGACACACTCGAATTTTCTGATGAGGTTAAAGGATTATCTGACGATGAGCTTGTAAATAAAGTGATAAGAAATCAAGTGAAGTTATTCAACTCTCAGAGAAAGAGCATATTAGGAAAAACAGATATATTACAACAGCGTATAAAGCAGTTAAATGACGAATTGGCAGGGCTAAACTTTCAACTAAATGCAGCTCATAAGCAATATGACTTGATAACTGAGGAGTTGGAAACAAAAAGACAATTACTTGATAGTGGCCATATAAGCAAACCGCACATTTTAGCTTTAGAAAAGCAGTTTGCTGAAATTGAGGGCAGAGTCGGGCATTACCGTACTCTAATATCTCAAGCGCAGCAAAAAATTGGAGAGAAAGAATTAGAAATTATAAACGTGACAAACGATTCTCAAGAAAGAGCAAACGCTGAACTTAAGGAAGTTAGCACATCTATTGCAGACTTGAAAGAGAGGCTGATGGTTGCTGAAGATTCGTTAGCACGTACGATAATTAAATCTCCTCAAGATGGGATAGTTACAGATATAAGATACCATACTGAAGGTGGTGTTATACAATCTGGAGTTCCGATCATGAGCGTAGTGCCATCGAATGATGACCTAATAATAGATGCTAAAATTCAGACCAGAAACATAGAAGAGATACTGTCAGCACAAAAGAAAGATAGCAACATAGTCTCTATTGATGGGCTAGAAGGACTAAAGGTTAAAGTCCGGCTGAGTGCTTACAGTGCACGTCGTTTAAGTTTAATTAGTGGTATAGTAAGTCATATTTCTCCTGATGCTCTTGATGACCCAAGACTAGGGCGTTATTATTCAGTGCGCGTAGTGATACCGAAGTCAGAGCTTGCTCAATTTAAAAATGTATACCTATACCCTGGTATGCCAGCAGAAGTGTACATAGTTACTCAATCTCGTACTCTTTTATCATTCTTGTTTACGCCTATACTTGCAACAGTCGACAAGTCTTTCATAGAGAGGTAG
- the coxB gene encoding cytochrome c oxidase subunit II, which produces MVKLFALLIMFYSNISAASAPTSWQFGFPAPATEIMEVVVKSHSFVMSVMIAIMLFVWTLLAYVVFRFRKSKVKNVSKTSHNIFLEIVWFVIPTIIVGVLAFKNAELIKLQEKVPKADITLKVIGHQWYWSYQYPEYQGVSFDSYIKGKDDFIEGDLKLFSVDNNVVLPVNTNVRLQVTAGDVIHSWGVPAFGVKIDAIPGRLNEAWFNVTKHGIYYGQCYELCGPGHGFMPIVVEAVSKEDFNKWIENKKLVS; this is translated from the coding sequence ATGGTGAAGTTATTTGCATTATTGATAATGTTTTACTCAAACATATCAGCTGCTTCTGCTCCTACTTCTTGGCAATTTGGATTTCCTGCACCTGCAACTGAGATAATGGAGGTTGTAGTTAAGTCACATTCGTTTGTGATGAGTGTAATGATTGCAATCATGCTTTTTGTATGGACACTGCTTGCTTATGTAGTATTTCGTTTTCGTAAGAGTAAAGTGAAAAATGTAAGTAAAACGAGTCATAATATCTTTTTAGAAATTGTCTGGTTTGTTATACCAACGATTATTGTTGGAGTACTGGCTTTTAAAAATGCTGAATTAATTAAACTACAGGAGAAAGTGCCAAAAGCTGACATTACACTGAAAGTTATTGGCCATCAATGGTATTGGAGTTATCAGTACCCAGAATATCAAGGTGTTTCATTTGACAGCTATATTAAAGGAAAAGACGACTTTATCGAAGGGGATTTGAAACTATTCTCTGTTGATAATAACGTTGTTTTACCTGTCAATACTAACGTTCGTTTGCAAGTGACAGCAGGAGATGTAATACATAGCTGGGGAGTACCGGCTTTTGGTGTAAAAATTGATGCAATACCAGGTAGGCTAAATGAGGCGTGGTTTAATGTTACAAAGCACGGTATTTATTATGGGCAATGTTATGAATTGTGTGGTCCAGGCCATGGGTTTATGCCAATTGTTGTTGAGGCAGTGAGTAAAGAGGATTTTAATAAGTGGATCGAAAATAAAAAATTAGTGAGTTAA
- the ctaD gene encoding cytochrome c oxidase subunit I: protein MSDVPEGIRRWLFSTNHKDIGTLYIVFSILAGIIGGLLSVIIRTQLMHINILNSNYQLYNVMVTGHAVIMVFFMIMPALMGGFGNWFVPLMIGAPDMAFPRMNNLSFWLLVSSFILLILSVFAGEGPGTGWTLYPPLSQIMSHPSAGVDLAILALHVAGMSSIVGAINFIVTIFNMRAKGMSLTKMPLFVWSVLLTSFMLIVALPVLAGAITMLLTDRNIGTSFFDPAGGGDPVLFQHLFWFFGHPEVYIIIFPAFGIISQVVSTFSHRPVFGYKGMVYAMIGIAAFGFMVWAHHMFTVGLSEDAAIFFSTSTIFIGVITGVKVFSWIATMWGGAIEFKTPMLFALGFIFMFVGGGITGIILAHGGIDKLLHDTYYVVAHFHYVMSLAALFGTFAGFYYWIGKMSGKQYDERLGQIHFWLTFISTNITFLPQHFLGLAGMPRRIPDYPDAFIPWNYISSIGSYMSFVSVMFFIFIVIHLFKWGKKTGNNPWGGDTLEWTVSSPPPFHTFEKPPVVK, encoded by the coding sequence ATGAGTGATGTACCAGAAGGTATAAGACGTTGGCTATTTTCTACTAACCATAAAGACATAGGAACACTGTACATTGTTTTCTCCATATTAGCTGGAATTATTGGTGGATTATTATCAGTGATTATTCGTACTCAACTAATGCACATTAATATACTTAACAGTAACTATCAATTATATAACGTGATGGTTACAGGACATGCAGTAATAATGGTGTTTTTTATGATAATGCCAGCTCTAATGGGAGGATTTGGTAATTGGTTTGTGCCTCTCATGATTGGTGCGCCAGACATGGCATTTCCTCGTATGAATAATTTAAGTTTTTGGTTATTAGTGTCATCTTTTATTTTGCTCATCCTCTCGGTGTTTGCAGGTGAAGGTCCTGGAACAGGATGGACTTTATATCCACCTTTGTCGCAAATTATGTCTCACCCAAGTGCAGGAGTTGATCTTGCTATACTTGCACTTCATGTTGCTGGTATGTCATCAATTGTTGGGGCGATCAACTTTATAGTCACTATATTCAATATGCGTGCAAAAGGCATGTCACTCACTAAGATGCCACTATTTGTTTGGTCTGTTTTACTAACGTCATTTATGTTAATTGTTGCCTTACCGGTACTTGCTGGTGCTATAACTATGCTGCTCACTGATCGTAATATAGGTACTTCCTTTTTTGATCCTGCTGGTGGCGGTGATCCTGTGTTATTTCAACATCTGTTTTGGTTTTTTGGTCATCCAGAAGTTTACATAATTATTTTTCCTGCATTTGGCATCATAAGCCAAGTCGTATCAACTTTTTCCCATAGGCCAGTATTTGGCTATAAAGGAATGGTTTATGCAATGATAGGCATAGCAGCGTTTGGCTTCATGGTTTGGGCTCACCATATGTTTACTGTTGGGCTTAGCGAAGATGCTGCTATATTTTTTAGCACCAGCACAATTTTCATTGGTGTTATAACTGGTGTAAAAGTCTTTAGTTGGATTGCAACTATGTGGGGTGGGGCGATTGAATTTAAGACACCAATGCTATTTGCACTAGGTTTTATTTTTATGTTTGTTGGTGGTGGCATAACCGGAATAATTCTTGCTCATGGTGGAATAGATAAGCTTTTGCACGATACCTATTATGTTGTTGCTCACTTCCATTATGTTATGTCACTGGCTGCCTTATTCGGAACCTTCGCTGGCTTTTATTATTGGATAGGCAAAATGTCAGGTAAACAATATGATGAGCGCTTAGGTCAAATCCACTTTTGGCTCACTTTCATTAGCACTAACATTACCTTTTTACCTCAGCATTTTCTTGGTTTAGCTGGTATGCCAAGGCGTATACCAGATTATCCTGATGCGTTTATTCCTTGGAATTATATATCCTCAATTGGCTCATATATGTCCTTTGTTTCAGTTATGTTTTTTATATTTATAGTTATACATCTCTTTAAATGGGGTAAAAAAACTGGAAATAATCCTTGGGGAGGTGATACCTTGGAATGGACGGTATCTTCACCACCACCTTTTCATACTTTTGAAAAGCCACCAGTGGTAAAATAA
- a CDS encoding heme o synthase — MYISALLSVESTILDFWHLLKPRIMYLVVFTAVAGIIAAPGSIHPFLALISLICIALGSGSAGAINMWYDRDIDLLMERTKNRPIPSGRVSAESALEFGITLGILSVFIMAIAVNYVSATLLAISILFYVFVYTVWLKRRTSQNIVIGGAAGAFPPMIGWAVVTNSVSWESFVLFLIIFMWTPPHFWALSLNRSEDYAKASIPMFNVIHGQEKTRKYILIYSVLLVLISLFPALFLKKTLIYLSMAIIEGCVFIWFAASVIRLKSHSSQKKMFSYSISYLFFLFASIIFCSIDLF; from the coding sequence GTGTACATAAGTGCTTTGTTAAGCGTTGAATCGACAATATTGGACTTTTGGCATTTGCTGAAGCCAAGGATAATGTACCTTGTAGTATTTACTGCAGTTGCTGGAATCATTGCTGCGCCAGGTAGCATTCATCCTTTTCTTGCACTAATATCTCTGATATGCATTGCTCTTGGCTCAGGGTCTGCAGGTGCGATAAATATGTGGTATGACAGAGACATAGACTTACTTATGGAGAGAACAAAAAATCGCCCTATACCTTCAGGTAGAGTTTCTGCAGAAAGCGCGCTTGAGTTTGGTATAACTCTTGGGATATTGTCAGTATTTATCATGGCAATAGCAGTGAACTATGTTTCTGCTACTCTGCTTGCAATTAGCATATTATTTTATGTTTTCGTGTATACAGTTTGGCTCAAAAGGCGCACTTCACAAAATATTGTTATCGGTGGTGCAGCAGGTGCTTTTCCTCCAATGATAGGTTGGGCAGTTGTGACTAACTCTGTAAGTTGGGAAAGTTTCGTTTTATTTTTAATAATTTTTATGTGGACTCCACCACATTTTTGGGCTCTATCTTTAAATAGATCTGAGGATTATGCAAAAGCATCGATTCCAATGTTTAATGTTATCCATGGCCAGGAAAAAACAAGAAAGTATATATTAATCTACAGCGTGTTGCTGGTATTAATTAGCTTATTTCCAGCATTATTTTTGAAAAAGACCCTGATTTACCTAAGTATGGCAATTATTGAAGGTTGTGTTTTTATTTGGTTTGCTGCATCCGTTATAAGGCTTAAGAGTCATAGCTCGCAGAAAAAAATGTTTTCTTACTCAATTTCTTATCTATTTTTTCTGTTTGCTAGTATTATTTTTTGTTCTATTGACTTATTTTGA
- the rnhA gene encoding ribonuclease HI, translated as MNKKEVTIYTDGACSGNPGTGGWAAIILFQNHRKDIYGREENTTNNKMELTAVINGLKVLKFPCNISLYTDSLYVKYGITGWINKWKMNGWKTSNKKSVKNIELWKKLDNVALQHEINWKWVKAHNGDKYNEEADSLARKAIIDA; from the coding sequence ATGAATAAAAAGGAAGTGACAATATACACAGATGGAGCATGTTCTGGTAACCCAGGGACAGGAGGGTGGGCAGCGATCATATTGTTTCAAAATCATAGAAAGGATATTTATGGTAGAGAAGAAAATACCACAAATAATAAAATGGAGTTAACAGCGGTGATCAATGGACTGAAGGTATTAAAATTTCCTTGTAATATCAGTTTGTATACGGATAGCCTTTATGTTAAATATGGTATAACAGGGTGGATAAATAAGTGGAAAATGAACGGTTGGAAGACAAGTAATAAGAAGTCAGTAAAAAATATTGAATTATGGAAAAAATTGGACAATGTTGCTTTGCAACACGAGATTAACTGGAAGTGGGTGAAAGCGCATAATGGTGATAAATATAACGAGGAGGCCGACAGTTTAGCAAGAAAAGCAATAATCGATGCTTAA